In one Neobacillus sp. CF12 genomic region, the following are encoded:
- a CDS encoding dihydrofolate reductase family protein encodes MSIEVKPRKIILDLAVTLDGFIEGKNGEVDWCIMDPDMGFINFLNQIDTILYGRKSYDLWGQFTPESEDDAEKEMWEAVHSKQKYVFTRTQTGTDNNAIFINDQVVEEVNKLKNIPGKDIWLYGGASLITSFMNLGLVDEFRLSVHPVILGEGKPLFIDIKERVNLKLVHTRSFSSGVVQLIYHFKRD; translated from the coding sequence ATGTCTATCGAGGTAAAGCCAAGAAAAATAATTTTAGATTTAGCCGTTACTTTAGATGGTTTTATTGAAGGGAAAAATGGAGAAGTTGATTGGTGCATTATGGACCCGGACATGGGATTTATTAATTTCTTAAATCAAATTGATACAATTTTATATGGAAGAAAGAGCTATGATTTATGGGGGCAATTTACACCAGAATCAGAAGATGATGCTGAAAAAGAAATGTGGGAAGCAGTACATAGTAAACAAAAATATGTCTTTACCAGAACACAAACAGGGACTGATAATAATGCAATATTTATAAATGATCAGGTCGTTGAAGAAGTCAATAAATTAAAGAATATTCCTGGTAAAGACATCTGGTTATATGGTGGGGCCAGCCTTATAACAAGTTTTATGAATTTAGGTCTTGTTGATGAATTTAGATTATCTGTTCACCCGGTTATTTTGGGAGAAGGAAAACCGTTGTTTATTGACATAAAAGAGAGGGTAAATTTGAAATTGGTTCATACAAGATCATTCTCCTCTGGAGTTGTCCAGTTAATCTACCATTTTAAGAGGGATTGA
- a CDS encoding response regulator translates to MRFRTKLYASIGSLLLFITIIVMILMNMLEQSTVKMNVVINDLNERIEIASTIKDETSITTNVLNALLKNREAAINLDLMNAWENSNSDLQLAIESLEKKDTQEKSQELIGKLKILHESYRNMGEQALLERKINPNAELTPAFLTDIEQFGSRRAQLAELLHGLQEQEMKDELLRSKDTYNWAVENIYIYLVIGLIIGISFAIWIIKSTSNNLNKVTDVMKQATASDFDTLPRIEISSKGELSEIAMAFNKMANALEKHSRNEKQVIEEAEELSWLNTKIAKIATLYPEVENVQMLASMLITKLVPMVGASYGVFYLKEVNKSGQYLTRMSSFASMGGDQERKQFRLGEGLIGQCALLKRPIHLNEVPDDYLKIGSGLGEASPKSIMILPVLFEDQVLAVIEIASFEALTPLHIKLLEKVNNNLGIKINSIINHMKVEQLLQESQALTEELQAQSEELQMQQEELRTTNEKLEEQYEASKQKNFEIQEVSAALEEKAQQLELSSKYKSEFLANMSHELRTPLNSLLILAQILSENGEGNLTPKQQEYIKTIYSSGNDLLNLINDILDLAKVESGKLDLISKEVELNEVRDFIYHQFSPLANLKKVHFTIEMESDLPKTFISDEQRLQQILKNLLSNAFKFTESGSVSLQIREVMKHFTEKIGEEHQAEMMLAFSVKDTGIGIEKEKHETIFDAFRQADGTTSRQYGGTGLGLSISRNMAQLLGGFIEVSSEMGKGSTFTLYLPNRQMNSKLVKLSRARTEAAVSLEENYLVNSNDQVFREEPMIKHGKSILKNKKVLIVDDDIRNVYALTIALENHDMEILVAENGREALDVLKDHPTTDLILMDIMMPEMDGFEAIQHIRKISKFETIPIIALTAKAMKHSKEECLEAGATDYISKPINLDQLFSLMQVWLFTKEG, encoded by the coding sequence ATGAGATTTCGAACGAAGCTCTATGCAAGCATTGGTTCATTGCTATTGTTCATTACGATTATCGTTATGATTTTAATGAACATGCTTGAACAATCGACTGTTAAAATGAACGTTGTCATTAATGATTTAAATGAGAGAATCGAAATTGCTTCTACGATTAAAGACGAGACTTCAATAACAACAAATGTGTTAAATGCCTTATTGAAAAATCGTGAAGCGGCAATCAATTTAGACTTGATGAATGCATGGGAAAATTCAAATTCAGACTTACAACTGGCGATTGAGTCACTAGAGAAAAAGGACACCCAAGAGAAATCCCAGGAACTCATTGGTAAACTTAAAATCCTACATGAATCTTATCGAAATATGGGTGAGCAAGCGTTACTGGAAAGAAAAATCAATCCTAACGCTGAACTTACTCCTGCTTTTTTGACTGATATTGAACAATTCGGGTCTAGGAGGGCTCAACTGGCTGAACTGCTTCATGGCTTACAAGAACAAGAGATGAAGGATGAACTGTTACGTTCAAAAGATACCTATAATTGGGCAGTTGAAAATATATACATCTACCTTGTAATCGGCTTAATCATCGGTATCAGTTTTGCCATATGGATCATAAAAAGCACCAGCAACAATCTTAACAAGGTTACAGACGTAATGAAACAGGCAACCGCCAGTGATTTTGATACATTACCACGTATTGAAATTTCCTCAAAAGGGGAACTGAGTGAAATCGCTATGGCCTTTAATAAAATGGCTAATGCACTTGAGAAACATAGTAGAAACGAGAAACAAGTAATAGAAGAAGCAGAAGAATTGAGTTGGCTGAATACCAAAATTGCTAAAATCGCAACACTTTATCCGGAAGTAGAAAATGTCCAGATGCTAGCCAGTATGCTAATTACAAAGTTAGTACCTATGGTGGGAGCAAGCTACGGTGTCTTCTATTTAAAGGAAGTGAACAAAAGTGGCCAGTATTTAACAAGAATGTCTTCCTTTGCCTCTATGGGTGGGGACCAGGAACGAAAGCAATTTCGTTTAGGAGAGGGATTAATTGGGCAATGTGCACTTTTAAAGCGTCCGATTCATTTAAACGAAGTTCCAGACGATTATCTGAAAATTGGTTCAGGTCTGGGAGAAGCTTCACCTAAATCCATTATGATTTTACCAGTATTATTTGAAGACCAGGTACTTGCCGTGATTGAAATTGCCTCTTTTGAGGCGTTAACCCCGTTACATATAAAGCTGCTTGAAAAAGTAAATAACAATTTAGGGATTAAGATCAATAGTATTATCAACCACATGAAGGTAGAACAATTATTGCAAGAATCACAAGCCCTGACGGAAGAATTACAAGCCCAATCTGAGGAACTTCAGATGCAGCAAGAAGAGTTAAGAACAACAAATGAAAAACTAGAGGAACAGTATGAAGCATCTAAACAGAAGAATTTCGAAATACAAGAGGTTAGTGCGGCGCTAGAAGAAAAGGCACAGCAGCTGGAACTTAGTTCTAAATATAAATCTGAGTTTCTAGCAAATATGTCACATGAATTAAGAACGCCTCTGAATAGTTTGCTCATTCTAGCACAAATCCTCTCTGAAAATGGAGAAGGGAATCTGACACCTAAGCAACAGGAATATATTAAAACCATTTACTCTTCCGGTAATGATTTATTGAACCTAATCAATGATATTTTAGATTTGGCAAAGGTAGAGTCTGGAAAACTAGATTTGATTTCAAAAGAAGTAGAATTAAATGAGGTGAGAGATTTTATTTATCATCAATTCTCACCGCTTGCAAATCTTAAGAAGGTTCATTTTACAATCGAAATGGAAAGCGATTTGCCAAAGACTTTCATAAGTGATGAACAACGATTGCAGCAAATCCTAAAAAATCTTCTATCCAATGCGTTTAAATTTACGGAAAGTGGCAGTGTCTCCTTACAAATCCGCGAGGTCATGAAACACTTTACGGAGAAAATAGGGGAAGAACATCAAGCCGAAATGATGCTTGCTTTTTCCGTCAAGGATACTGGTATTGGCATTGAAAAAGAAAAACATGAGACGATTTTTGATGCCTTTAGACAAGCCGATGGAACGACCAGCCGCCAATATGGCGGAACGGGATTAGGCCTATCCATTAGCCGGAATATGGCGCAGTTATTAGGCGGGTTTATAGAAGTTTCAAGTGAAATGGGCAAAGGTAGTACATTTACGTTATACTTGCCAAACCGTCAAATGAATAGCAAACTAGTAAAACTGTCTAGGGCTCGAACGGAAGCAGCGGTCAGTTTAGAAGAGAATTATTTAGTGAACTCCAATGATCAAGTTTTCAGGGAAGAGCCAATGATCAAACATGGAAAATCGATTCTGAAAAACAAGAAAGTTCTTATCGTCGATGATGATATTCGTAATGTATATGCCTTAACGATTGCGCTTGAAAATCATGATATGGAGATTTTGGTTGCGGAAAACGGCAGAGAAGCGTTGGACGTACTAAAGGATCATCCTACTACCGACCTGATTTTAATGGACATTATGATGCCTGAGATGGATGGGTTTGAAGCGATCCAACATATCCGTAAGATAAGCAAATTTGAAACCATCCCGATCATCGCCCTTACTGCAAAGGCGATGAAACACAGCAAAGAAGAATGCCTGGAGGCAGGCGCAACCGATTATATTAGTAAGCCGATTAACTTGGACCAGTTGTTCTCGTTAATGCAAGTTTGGCTGTTCACGAAGGAGGGGTAA
- a CDS encoding protein-glutamate O-methyltransferase CheR, protein MEKIEIDLLLEAMFRYYGYDFRNYAFPFIQRRINHRVQIERLSSISALQEKILREPGLMASVLSDFSINVTEMFRDPSFFKSIRTKVVPLLKDYPSIKIWHVGCSSGEEVYSMAILLHEEGIYDKTRIYATDINKTILEKAKQGTFPLEGMKTYTKNYIEAGGKRAFSEYYKAIDDKVCFHPFLQKNMVFAQHNVVSDHSFNEFDMIICRNVLIYFNKKLQNDVHQLIYESLSTSGFLGLGKREGVKFTRYEDCYGEFDGPERLYRKTK, encoded by the coding sequence ATCGAGAAAATTGAAATCGATTTATTACTAGAGGCTATGTTTCGCTATTACGGCTATGATTTTCGAAACTATGCCTTTCCTTTTATCCAAAGGAGGATTAACCATCGCGTTCAGATTGAGAGACTTTCAAGTATATCGGCCTTGCAGGAAAAAATCCTTCGTGAACCTGGTTTGATGGCAAGTGTACTTTCCGACTTTTCAATCAATGTGACCGAGATGTTTCGGGATCCAAGTTTTTTTAAGAGTATTCGGACAAAGGTGGTCCCTTTACTAAAGGATTATCCTTCGATTAAAATTTGGCATGTTGGATGTTCTTCAGGTGAGGAAGTGTATTCCATGGCGATACTCCTGCATGAAGAAGGAATCTACGATAAAACAAGAATCTATGCAACCGATATAAATAAGACTATTCTCGAAAAAGCAAAACAGGGTACCTTTCCGTTAGAAGGGATGAAAACCTATACCAAAAACTATATTGAAGCAGGAGGGAAACGGGCCTTTTCTGAATATTATAAAGCCATTGATGATAAGGTTTGTTTCCATCCCTTTCTTCAGAAAAATATGGTTTTTGCCCAGCATAATGTGGTATCCGATCATTCATTTAACGAGTTTGATATGATTATATGCCGAAATGTTCTCATCTATTTTAATAAGAAACTTCAAAATGATGTTCATCAATTAATATATGAAAGCCTGAGTACCTCGGGTTTTCTTGGTTTAGGAAAAAGAGAGGGGGTCAAATTTACACGTTATGAAGACTGTTACGGAGAATTTGATGGACCCGAAAGGCTCTATCGAAAAACTAAATAA